A genomic segment from Armatimonadota bacterium encodes:
- a CDS encoding ABC transporter ATP-binding protein — protein MLISSTASSKANGGATVAIVETHNLTKKYGNLVAVNNLNLRIEEGDILGFIGPNGAGKTTTIRILATLLEPTSGTATIAGHDVVREPEAVRRLIGYMPDFFGVYDDVKVWEYLDFFACAYRVPRSERERLIDDVLALTDLSHKKNDYVEALSRGMKQRLCLAKTLLHNPQVLLLDEPASGLDPRARIEIKELLKELRNMGKTILISSHILPELADICNKIAIIERGELLISGEMNTIMRQLTGSHVLEIKVAEDGDVDVAVQVLQSQMEDIRDVQVEDGVIRAHYVGAPGEHYRVVWALAEKRVKVLSFAEQPTDLEDIFMRVTQGAVQ, from the coding sequence GTGTTAATCTCTAGCACCGCGAGCAGCAAAGCGAACGGGGGGGCAACGGTGGCAATTGTCGAGACCCACAACCTGACCAAAAAGTACGGCAATCTGGTGGCGGTGAATAACCTGAACCTGCGCATCGAGGAGGGAGATATTCTGGGTTTTATCGGACCCAACGGCGCGGGGAAGACCACCACCATCCGCATCCTTGCTACTCTGCTGGAGCCGACAAGCGGTACTGCCACCATTGCGGGACATGATGTCGTCCGGGAACCGGAGGCAGTGCGGCGGCTCATCGGTTACATGCCCGACTTTTTCGGCGTGTACGACGATGTGAAGGTGTGGGAGTATCTGGACTTTTTCGCGTGCGCCTATCGCGTGCCGCGCTCCGAACGCGAGCGACTGATAGACGATGTGCTTGCGCTCACCGACCTGTCGCACAAGAAGAACGACTACGTAGAGGCTCTCTCGCGCGGAATGAAACAGAGGCTGTGCCTGGCGAAGACCCTGCTGCACAATCCGCAGGTGTTGCTGCTGGATGAACCTGCTTCGGGCTTGGACCCGCGCGCCCGTATTGAGATCAAGGAGCTGTTGAAAGAACTGCGCAACATGGGTAAGACCATCCTGATCTCCTCGCACATTCTACCTGAGCTGGCGGACATCTGCAACAAGATCGCCATCATCGAGCGAGGAGAACTGCTCATCAGTGGCGAGATGAATACCATCATGCGCCAGCTGACCGGCTCGCACGTGCTGGAAATAAAGGTTGCTGAGGATGGGGATGTAGATGTTGCAGTGCAGGTGTTACAGAGCCAAATGGAAGACATCCGGGACGTGCAGGTAGAGGATGGGGTCATTCGGGCACACTACGTAGGAGCACCGGGGGAGCACTATCGTGTGGTGTGGGCTTTAGCCGAAAAGCGAGTCAAAGTGCTCTCCTTCGCCGAGCAGCCTACCGACCTCGAGGACATCTTCATGCGGGTGACCCAGGGAGCGGTGCAATAG
- a CDS encoding dehydrogenase translates to MSAIRIAIAGCGSVSRHYLSDLQSSEHAQVVALCDVLEERARERAEQFGIPQIYTDVDELLARCEFDMLINLTSMQQHYPINLKALQAGKHVLCEKPFATTLEEGRTLIETARQQGVNLWGAPTVVTSPAFQCMAELLAQKAVGDVYVARAWYGHGGPGWGPWFYQKGGGCLFDLGVYNITTLTGLLGPARSVTALMGTAIKERWVEGQHVKVEADDNTIVLMEHGDSVFSCVMTGFVYGPYHEERTIELVGTKGSINMLGWDWHPRGVEVWDTESGAWKVVCEDQKGYNWNQGGSYLARCLATGEKPLMTAEHAFHVLEVMLAAQKSAQTGQRVEVYSRFSAPWLER, encoded by the coding sequence ATGTCTGCGATTCGGATAGCCATTGCAGGCTGCGGCAGCGTCAGTCGCCATTACCTGAGCGATTTGCAAAGCAGCGAGCATGCGCAGGTTGTCGCTCTGTGCGACGTGCTGGAAGAGCGCGCCCGCGAACGCGCCGAGCAGTTCGGCATACCGCAGATTTACACAGACGTGGATGAACTGCTCGCCCGGTGTGAGTTCGACATGCTCATCAACCTGACCTCCATGCAGCAACACTACCCGATTAACCTGAAGGCGTTACAGGCTGGCAAGCACGTACTGTGCGAAAAGCCCTTTGCCACCACGCTGGAGGAAGGTCGCACGCTGATAGAAACTGCCCGACAACAGGGTGTCAACCTCTGGGGCGCGCCGACGGTAGTCACCAGCCCGGCATTCCAGTGCATGGCAGAGCTGCTGGCACAGAAGGCGGTAGGCGACGTATACGTTGCCCGCGCATGGTATGGGCATGGGGGACCTGGATGGGGACCCTGGTTCTACCAGAAGGGCGGCGGTTGCCTGTTCGACCTGGGGGTTTACAACATTACGACGCTAACAGGGCTACTCGGTCCCGCCAGAAGCGTCACCGCGCTGATGGGAACCGCCATTAAAGAGCGGTGGGTAGAAGGACAGCACGTGAAAGTGGAAGCGGATGACAACACTATCGTACTGATGGAGCACGGCGATAGTGTTTTCTCCTGCGTGATGACCGGTTTCGTATATGGTCCCTACCATGAGGAGCGCACCATTGAACTGGTGGGGACGAAGGGCAGTATCAACATGCTGGGCTGGGACTGGCATCCCAGGGGCGTGGAGGTCTGGGACACCGAATCTGGTGCGTGGAAGGTGGTATGCGAGGATCAGAAGGGCTACAACTGGAATCAGGGAGGCTCGTACCTGGCGCGGTGTCTTGCCACCGGCGAAAAACCGCTGATGACCGCCGAGCATGCCTTTCACGTGCTGGAGGTGATGCTGGCTGCGCAAAAGTCCGCACAAACAGGGCAGCGCGTGGAGGTGTACAGTCGGTTCTCTGCCCCCTGGCTGGAGAGGTAG
- the groS gene encoding 10 kDa chaperonin — MPETAVKVQLKPLADRIVVKPMEAEEVTSGGIVLPDTAKEKPQKGEVVAVGPGKMLDNGKVVEMEVKVGDVIFYSKYGGTEIKINGEEYVILRQDDVLAVLEK, encoded by the coding sequence ATGCCTGAGACCGCAGTCAAGGTACAGCTCAAACCGCTTGCAGACCGCATCGTGGTCAAGCCGATGGAAGCCGAAGAGGTAACCAGTGGGGGCATCGTGTTGCCTGATACCGCGAAGGAGAAACCACAGAAGGGTGAGGTTGTCGCCGTCGGTCCCGGCAAGATGCTGGACAACGGTAAGGTCGTGGAGATGGAAGTCAAAGTGGGTGACGTTATCTTCTACTCCAAGTACGGTGGCACCGAAATCAAAATCAACGGCGAGGAGTACGTCATCTTGCGCCAGGACGACGTGCTCGCAGTTCTGGAGAAATAA
- the groL1 gene encoding 60 kDa chaperonin 1 has translation MAAKMLLFDEEARRALERGVNKLADAVKVTLGPRGRTVVLEKKFGSPTVINDGVTIAKEIEVEDPFENMGAQLVREVASKTNDVAGDGTTTATVLAQAIVREGLRNVAAGANPMLLKKGIDRAVEAAVEEIRKIATPVETRDEIANVATISANDPKIGELIADAMEKVGKDGVITVEESKGTETTLELVEGMQFDKGYISPYFVTDPERMEAVLEEPFILLYEKKISAVQDLIPLLEATARMGRPLLIIAEDVEGEALATLVVNKLRGILNVAAVKAPGFGERRKAIMEDIAILTGGKFITEDLGIKLENVDISMLGRAKKVIVAKEETTIVEGAGSPEAVQGRINQIKRQIEETDSDYDREKLQERLAKLAGGVAVIKVGAATETELKEKKHRIEDALSATRAAVEEGIVPGGGVTLLNVIPAVEALQAEGDELAGINIVKRALEEPARLIASNAGAEGSVIVAKIKTLPRGHGYDAAKGEFVDMMKAGIVDPAKVTRSALQNAASIAGMLLTTEALVAEKKEEEKSTPSTPSY, from the coding sequence ATGGCGGCAAAGATGCTGTTGTTCGATGAGGAGGCGCGCCGCGCGCTGGAGCGAGGCGTGAACAAGCTGGCGGACGCCGTCAAGGTCACGCTGGGTCCGCGCGGACGCACCGTTGTGCTGGAGAAAAAGTTCGGCAGTCCCACCGTGATTAACGACGGTGTGACCATCGCCAAAGAGATAGAGGTGGAAGACCCGTTCGAGAACATGGGTGCGCAGCTGGTGCGCGAGGTCGCCAGCAAGACCAACGACGTGGCTGGTGACGGTACCACCACTGCCACTGTGCTGGCTCAGGCCATCGTGCGCGAGGGACTGCGCAACGTGGCGGCAGGCGCAAACCCCATGCTCCTGAAGAAGGGTATTGATCGCGCGGTAGAGGCGGCGGTGGAGGAAATCCGCAAGATAGCGACCCCTGTAGAGACCCGCGACGAAATCGCCAATGTCGCCACCATCTCCGCCAACGACCCCAAAATCGGCGAGCTGATTGCCGATGCGATGGAGAAGGTGGGCAAAGACGGCGTCATCACTGTCGAGGAGAGCAAAGGCACCGAAACCACGCTCGAGCTGGTCGAGGGTATGCAGTTCGACAAGGGCTACATCTCGCCCTACTTCGTGACCGACCCCGAGCGCATGGAAGCGGTGCTCGAAGAGCCGTTCATCCTGCTGTACGAGAAGAAGATTAGCGCGGTGCAGGACCTGATCCCCCTGCTGGAAGCGACTGCCCGTATGGGTCGTCCCCTGCTGATTATCGCCGAGGACGTGGAGGGCGAGGCGCTCGCTACACTGGTGGTGAACAAGCTGCGAGGCATCCTCAACGTGGCGGCGGTGAAAGCCCCCGGCTTCGGTGAGCGGCGCAAGGCGATCATGGAAGACATCGCCATCCTCACCGGCGGGAAGTTCATCACCGAGGACCTGGGCATCAAGCTGGAGAATGTGGACATCTCCATGCTCGGACGCGCCAAGAAGGTCATCGTCGCCAAAGAGGAGACCACCATCGTGGAGGGTGCAGGCTCGCCAGAGGCGGTGCAGGGACGCATCAACCAGATTAAGCGGCAAATTGAGGAGACCGATTCCGACTACGACCGCGAGAAGCTGCAGGAGCGTCTGGCGAAGCTGGCTGGCGGTGTGGCGGTAATTAAGGTAGGCGCAGCCACCGAAACCGAGCTGAAAGAGAAGAAGCACCGCATCGAAGACGCCCTCTCGGCAACCCGCGCGGCGGTGGAAGAGGGCATCGTGCCCGGTGGTGGTGTCACCCTGTTGAACGTCATCCCCGCCGTAGAGGCTCTGCAGGCGGAAGGCGATGAGCTGGCGGGCATCAACATCGTCAAGCGTGCGCTGGAGGAACCTGCTCGCCTTATCGCGTCGAACGCCGGCGCGGAAGGCTCGGTCATCGTAGCAAAGATTAAGACCCTGCCGAGGGGACACGGCTACGATGCGGCGAAGGGCGAGTTCGTAGACATGATGAAGGCGGGTATCGTGGACCCCGCCAAGGTGACCCGTTCCGCCCTGCAGAACGCAGCGTCCATCGCGGGCATGTTGCTCACCACCGAGGCGCTGGTCGCGGAGAAGAAGGAAGAGGAGAAGTCCACACCATCCACACCTTCCTACTAA